GCCAGTTATGCGTTGCTAACACACATGATTGCGCAGCAATGTGATTTGGAAGTAGGTGATTTTGTTCACACCTTTGGCGATTGCCATCTTTATAACAATCATATTTCTGACGACATAGTTTACGAACAATTAACACGCATTCCCAAAAAGTTGCCTACACTAAGAATCTCGCGTCGCCCCGAATCCATTTTCGGGTACGAATTACAGGATTTTGAGTTTGAAGGCTATGACCCTCATCCTCGTATAGTCGCGCCTATTGCCGTTTAATTGGTCGTTGTAGGTTGTTGGCAATGTAAAGTTTTAATAAAAAGGCGAAGGCTCTGCATGAAATTAGCCATTATTGTGGCGGCAGCAAAAAATGGTGTCATTGGTATAAAAAATCGTCTGCCATGGCACCTCCCGCAAGATCTGAAATATTTCAAATCAGTGACCATGGGTAAGCCTGTAATCATGGGGAGAAAAACCTATGAATCCATTGGTAGGCCATTGCCTGGGCGCTTGAACATTGTTGTTACCCGTGATCAATCATGGAACGCATCGGCTGATTTGGTGGTCGTACATAGCCTGACTGCTGCGCTTGATGCTGCCAGTCAGCGTGTGGCAGAAACTGGCGCTACCGAGGCGGTCGTCATTGGTGGTGCGGAAATCTACCGCGAGGCACTGCCTCTAGCGGACAAAATTTATCTCACGGAAGTGAGTGTTGAGCCGGAAGGGGATGCGTTTTTTGTATTGCCTGGCGGCGATCAATGGGATCTTGAATCATCAACACCGGGTGAGGAATCTGCAGTGATACCCCACAGGTTTTTGGTATATCAACGGCGCACTCAATAGTCTGCTTTTGATTATTTTGTGTTTCGTTTGTGTGTGTTTTAGTTGTTTTTTGCTTTTGTGTTACCGGTGCACTTATTGGAATGAGTAATGTGTTACCGCTTTGATACATAAATACACACGTAGAAGGTATAAGGATAAATCATTGGAAGTAGGTCATGTCGCTTATTACAATGCCGCCGTTCTTAGCCGCCTCGAAGAGGCTACGTGGATAACGCGTCTGTGGCAGCCTGTTGCCGCAAACTCACTTGATTGAACACCCAGTTGGGGGGATTATGAAAAAGCAGCGATTGAAAGCGGTGGCAATGACCACGATGCTTTCTGCCGGCGCGCTAATGGGTAGCGTAGCCATGGCAGATCAAACTCTGGATGCCGTACTTAAGGCGGGTCAGGCCAAAACCACTTTGGCGCAAGACTCCCAAAAACGCATCGACAGATTGGCTCAGGAAACTGACGATCTGACACAAGAATTCAAACAACAAAACAAGTTGATTGACGATCTTCGTGTGTTTAACGCCCAAATGGAAAAGCAAGTTGCCAAGCAGCTCGTCGTTGTTCAGGAACTTGACCAATCAGTCGAAAAAGTGACTGTTATCGAACGTCAAATCCAGCCCCTCGTATTCCGTATGCTAGACAGTCTGGAGCAATTTGTGAGTCTCGATAAGCCATTCCAAGTGGAAGAGCGTAAAGAGCGCGTCGCAATGTTGCGTGCAAATCAGGATCGCGCAGATATCTCTGTATCTGAAAAATTCCGTCAAGTGCTTGAGGCTTACAAAATTGAATCTGCTTACGGCAGTACAATTGAAGCTTACAAGGGTACCTTGCCTGTTGATGGTCAAGACCGTGAAGTAAATATCCTTCGTGTTGGCCGTATTTCATTGATGTATCAAACAACTGATGCAAAACAATGCGGTACCTGGGATGCCTCTCAAGGTCAGTGGGTTTCTCTGGATGGTTCATACAACTCATCCATTCTTAAGGGGCTTCGTATTGCGCGCAATCAAGCATCTAAAGATATTATGACTATGACTGTTCAGGCACCGGAGGCAGCACAATGAAAATGAAGTTTGTAAAAAGCTGTCTGATGCTTGCTGTTGCTGGCCTGTTGGGTAGCAGCTTTGCAATGGCACAAGAAAAAGCGCAAACGCTTGACCAATTGTTGGAAATGGTCAAAAAATCCCAAATCAGTGAATCAGCTGAGCACAAGCAACGTGAAGCTGAATTCGCTCGCGATAAAGCGAATCAAGCTAATTTGCTTGCTCAAGCTAAAGCAACTCGTCAAGCGGAAGAAGCACGTTCTGCTGCGCTCGAGAAAAAGTACCAAGAGCAAGATCTGTTAGTTGCCGCTAAGAAGACGCAACTGAATGAGCGTTTGGGCTCCATGAAAGAGCTTTTCGGTCATTTGACTTCTACCGCTGGTGACCTGCGCGCCACATTGGATACTTCTATCGTAAGTGCACAGTACCCAAATCGTGGTGAGTTCCTTGATGCATTGATCGAGAAGATGAACAGCAATACTCAGTTGCCGGATATCGAAGAAATCGAGCGTCTGTGGTACGAAGTTCAGCGTGAGATGGTTGAAACTGGCCGCGTTGTTAAATTCAACACTACCGTTATCAAGCCAAATGGTGAGCAAGCGCAGCAAGAGGTTGTTCGCGTTGGTGTTTACAACCTGGTTTCAAATGGTATGTACCTGACATTTGATGGTGCAAAAATTCAAGAGTTGCCTCGTCAGCCAGGTGATCATTTGGCTGGTGCAAAAGCATTGCAAAATGCAACATCAGGTATGGTTGACTTCGGCGTGGATCCAACCGGTCCAGCTGGCGGCCAACTCCTGACTGCATTGATCGACACTCCAACCTTCTTGGAGCGCGTTGACCAAGGCGGTAAGGTTGGTTATGTAATTGTTGCTGTGGGTTTCATCGGTGTATTCCTTGGTTTATGGCGCATGCTGGTACTGTTCGCAATGACTGCAAAAGTGAAGGCTCAATTGAAGTCTGATAAGCCAAACGCAAACAACCCATTGGGTCGTGTTTTGAAAGTTGCTGAAGAGAACAAAAATGTTGATACCGAAACTCTAGAGCTCAAGCTTGAAGAAGCTGTTCTTAAAGAGCGTCCATCAATCGAAAGTGGCTTGGCTGTATTGAAGATTATTGCTGCTGTTGCACCGC
The nucleotide sequence above comes from Cellvibrio sp. PSBB023. Encoded proteins:
- a CDS encoding dihydrofolate reductase codes for the protein MKLAIIVAAAKNGVIGIKNRLPWHLPQDLKYFKSVTMGKPVIMGRKTYESIGRPLPGRLNIVVTRDQSWNASADLVVVHSLTAALDAASQRVAETGATEAVVIGGAEIYREALPLADKIYLTEVSVEPEGDAFFVLPGGDQWDLESSTPGEESAVIPHRFLVYQRRTQ
- a CDS encoding DUF3450 domain-containing protein produces the protein MKKQRLKAVAMTTMLSAGALMGSVAMADQTLDAVLKAGQAKTTLAQDSQKRIDRLAQETDDLTQEFKQQNKLIDDLRVFNAQMEKQVAKQLVVVQELDQSVEKVTVIERQIQPLVFRMLDSLEQFVSLDKPFQVEERKERVAMLRANQDRADISVSEKFRQVLEAYKIESAYGSTIEAYKGTLPVDGQDREVNILRVGRISLMYQTTDAKQCGTWDASQGQWVSLDGSYNSSILKGLRIARNQASKDIMTMTVQAPEAAQ
- a CDS encoding MotA/TolQ/ExbB proton channel family protein; this encodes MKMKFVKSCLMLAVAGLLGSSFAMAQEKAQTLDQLLEMVKKSQISESAEHKQREAEFARDKANQANLLAQAKATRQAEEARSAALEKKYQEQDLLVAAKKTQLNERLGSMKELFGHLTSTAGDLRATLDTSIVSAQYPNRGEFLDALIEKMNSNTQLPDIEEIERLWYEVQREMVETGRVVKFNTTVIKPNGEQAQQEVVRVGVYNLVSNGMYLTFDGAKIQELPRQPGDHLAGAKALQNATSGMVDFGVDPTGPAGGQLLTALIDTPTFLERVDQGGKVGYVIVAVGFIGVFLGLWRMLVLFAMTAKVKAQLKSDKPNANNPLGRVLKVAEENKNVDTETLELKLEEAVLKERPSIESGLAVLKIIAAVAPLLGLLGTVTGMIETFQAITIFGAGDPKNMAGGISAALVTTVQGLVVAIPVVLMHTLVNGRAKAVIQVLDEQTTGIIAENSERK